A window of Clostridioides sp. ES-S-0010-02 genomic DNA:
TAGTTTAAAAATTTAATGATAAATACTATATTTCATTAAATTTTATTGAAATAATTTAAATTATTTACTTATTTTAAATTATTAGATAAAATCATATTAAATAATTAAGGAGGTGAATAGACATAGATGAGATAGATTTAAAAATAATTAATTCTCTAAAAAAGAACAGTAGAGCCTCAACTTCTGAAATAAGTAGACAAGTTAATCTATCAATACCAGCAGTTTCAGAGCGTATAAAGAAAATTGAACAGTCAAATATAATTCAAAAGTATACTATTCAAATCAATCGAGAAAAAACAAAGTATAAACTTTTAGCTTTCGTATTTATCAATACAGATTTATCTAAAAGTATAGAAGAGTTTAAGAAGACTATGTTGGAGTATGACACTGTATTAGAATGTCATCACATTTCAGGAGAATATGATTATTTAATAAAGGTATTAGCAGAGGATACAAATGAACTTGAAGAATTTATATCAATAACTTTGAAAAAAATTAGAGGAATCCAGAAAGCTAATACAACCATTGTTTTATCAACAATTAAAGAGGAAATTAATACAATCAAAGATATTTTTTAGATAAGCATATACTAAAATATTGATTATATTAATACCTACTTTCTTACATATTTTTAGGAGGAAAATACAATATGAAAGTTTTAGTTTTTTTAGCAAAAGGTTTTGAAACTATGGAATTTAGTGTATTTGTAGATGTTATGGGATGGGCTAGAAATGATTATGATTACGATATAGATGTAGTAACTGGTGGATTTAAAAAGCAAGTTGTAAGCACATTTAATGTTCCAGTATTAGTTGACAAAACAATAGATGAAATATGTGTAGATGATTATGATGCATTAGCTATTCCTGGAGGATTTGAAGAGTTTGGATTTTATGACGAAGCATATGATATATCTTTTTTAGACTTAATAAGAGAGTTTGATGCAAAAGGGAAGATAATTGCTACTATTTGTGTAGCAGCTTTACCTGTTGGTAAAAGTGGTGTTTTAAAAAATCGTAAAGCTACTACATATCATTTAAAAGATGGTCAAAGACAAAAACAGTTAAGTAAATTTGATGTAAATGTAGTCAATGAGCCAATTGTTGTAGATAGAAACATTATAACTTCATATTGTCCAGAAACCGCCCCACATGTAGCTTTTAAGCTTTTAGAAATGTTGACATCTAAGGAACATATGGAAGTTGTAAAATTAGCTATGGGATTTAAATTATAATAAATTAAAGATTATTTAAGTAATCAGAACCCCAATCACACATAACATCTAAAATAGGAATAATGCTTTTTCCAAAATCAGATAATGAATATTCAACTTTTGGAGGTACAACAGGATAAACAACTCTTACAATTAAGCCATCTGTTTCTAATTCACGTAATTGTTGAGTTAGCATTTTAGCAGTTGCTTTAGGTATTAATTTTTTAAGTTCATTAAACCTTAATGTGGTATCTTTAAGATGCCAAAGAATAAGTGTCTTGTATTTACCACCAATCAATGCAAGGGTTGCTTCTATAGGACAACTGTAATTACTTGAACATTTTTTCATTTTTTTAGACCTCTCAATATATTTTGAAGTACCCTTTTTGGTACTATGTTACAAAAAAGTACATTATTGTAATATATAATTATAGTGATAAGATTATAGCATAGGTTAAATAAATCATCAACTTAGCCTAATAAAATGATAGGGGGGAAATAAATGAATTTTGTTGAAATCGCAAAAAAAAGATATTCTTGTCGTAATTATCAGGATAAAAAGGTTGAAAAAGAAAAACTTGAGAAAATTTTAGAAGTTGCTAGAGTAGCTCCAACAGGGGGGAATCGTCAGCCTCAAAGATTAATTGTAATACAAGAAAAAGAAGGTCTTAATAAAGTTTCTAAGGCTGCGAATATATATGATGCACCATTAGCAATTATCGTATGTGGGGATAAGGATAAAGTTTGGACAAGACCTTTTGATGGTAAACAACTTACAGATATTGATACAAGTATAGTTACTGATCACATGATGTTACAAGCAACTGAACTTGGATTAGCGAGTGTATGGGTATGCTATTTCAATCCAGATGTAATTAGAGAAGAATTTAATTTGTCAGATAATCTTGAGCCAGTAAATATATTACTAATAGGATACGAAGTTGGAACACCAGAAAGTCCAAATAGACATGATAAAACTCGTCTTCCTTTAAATGAAATTGTTTCTTATGAAACTCTTTAGATATAAAAGTAAACTATCTATATGAGATATATAATGAGTTATTTTTTTAAATAAAGTTAATACTTATATAAAATTAATTTTAGTGAAGTATATATCTAGTTGAACAATGATGTATACTTCACTATTTTGATTACTTAGAATACCCACTAATACTTTGAATATCTGCTAAGCTTAAATTTTCATTATATTAACTAAAATACATTGATATTAACTAAAATATATTGATATTAATTAAAATACATCAATTAAATCAATTTTCGAGTCTGGAAAACCGCTTAAAATATAATCCTTTATATCACTTAGGTGGTTATAAATTTGTTTTTCATAAATTCCATCAGGAGCATATACAAAGTATAGAATATTTTTAGTTTTTTTTGTAATTTGTGTACGATTATCTGGTCCATTAAGAATACTAGATAGTATACCAAGGTTATCTGATAAAAATAAATCGTCTTTTGTTAGAGTTTGCTTTCTTTCTCCTATACCATAAAAATGTTCATTTTCATTTGCTAAATCTATTTTTAAAGGCAATTCTATCTTATCAAGGTCATGTCCTGCTGTTAGAAGAAGATTTTTTAATTCTGCTAAAAACATTGCTTGAATAGGCAGATTTACATTTGGAATACCTTTTGATTTTAGTAAAAGGGATTCTAATTGAAGTAATACAGGATAAGTTTTTTTAAATTTTTTATAATACTTTATGTAGTTGGAAAGAGGCTCTGTTTTAATTTTTTCTTTGCGATTGTATTCAGGGTTTTGTGCAATAATATTTTCAATTTCAGAGTTTTTAAGAAG
This region includes:
- a CDS encoding Lrp/AsnC family transcriptional regulator — protein: MDEIDLKIINSLKKNSRASTSEISRQVNLSIPAVSERIKKIEQSNIIQKYTIQINREKTKYKLLAFVFINTDLSKSIEEFKKTMLEYDTVLECHHISGEYDYLIKVLAEDTNELEEFISITLKKIRGIQKANTTIVLSTIKEEINTIKDIF
- a CDS encoding DJ-1/PfpI family protein, whose amino-acid sequence is MKVLVFLAKGFETMEFSVFVDVMGWARNDYDYDIDVVTGGFKKQVVSTFNVPVLVDKTIDEICVDDYDALAIPGGFEEFGFYDEAYDISFLDLIREFDAKGKIIATICVAALPVGKSGVLKNRKATTYHLKDGQRQKQLSKFDVNVVNEPIVVDRNIITSYCPETAPHVAFKLLEMLTSKEHMEVVKLAMGFKL
- a CDS encoding helix-turn-helix transcriptional regulator; translated protein: MKKCSSNYSCPIEATLALIGGKYKTLILWHLKDTTLRFNELKKLIPKATAKMLTQQLRELETDGLIVRVVYPVVPPKVEYSLSDFGKSIIPILDVMCDWGSDYLNNL
- a CDS encoding nitroreductase family protein — its product is MNFVEIAKKRYSCRNYQDKKVEKEKLEKILEVARVAPTGGNRQPQRLIVIQEKEGLNKVSKAANIYDAPLAIIVCGDKDKVWTRPFDGKQLTDIDTSIVTDHMMLQATELGLASVWVCYFNPDVIREEFNLSDNLEPVNILLIGYEVGTPESPNRHDKTRLPLNEIVSYETL